From one Oncorhynchus keta strain PuntledgeMale-10-30-2019 unplaced genomic scaffold, Oket_V2 Un_contig_28413_pilon_pilon, whole genome shotgun sequence genomic stretch:
- the LOC118391366 gene encoding fibroblast growth factor receptor homolog 1 isoform X2, producing MKAMCALKRTMSYVNTSNNHTETSLISNVTRHSNIKNYLDNTFSTDPEVDGVKFNGMFYILIGISGFTVTIVLLLAILWTMKYRTLIHTIRELQGVEGLLGRAPPSNPPALSPLTLRKCRVRETRSPLELVSVTLGQEYQNTSSPTPLLRQTTKSASRSLWRSQQTGSCFNTSELGMQQLIKAGREGVYYKAKITRGTCKGHSIVTCKMTKEGVTHRRVAREVNIMRKLGTHKNVLQLLDWNITQAPYMLILESVSSGTLRSFLQVNQHQLSRDSDLQKHFTTAAYHIAHAMRHLHSKMVVHCDLALRNIMVNHFPREVKLAEFGLAQDLTLLSSRRSSHKGDHLQKVPLRWYPPEYFRNNYYSFKGDVWAFGIVLWEMQTFGTLPYPNLETLELVVRYICSGYRNSEPETCRPEILQMMKDCWLEPYTQRPSFNDIVSVLENILEDDADYIKVNNRLANVGYGDQDQVCLTLLHDD from the exons ATGAAGGCAATGTGCGCACTCAAAAGAACAATGTCATATGTGAATACAAGCAACAATCACACAGAAACCTCCCTCATCAGCAACGTAACAAGACATTCAAATATAAAAAATTATCTTGATAATACATTCTCAACAGATCCTGAAGTAG ATGGTGTCAAATTTAATGGGATGTTCTACATTTTAATCGGTATTTCTGGGTTTACTGTTACCATTGTCCTTTTACTGGCCATTCTGTGGACAATGAA GTATCGCACTTTGATTCACACCATTCGAGAGCTGCAGGGTGTTGAGGGTCTATTGGGCAGAGCTCCTCCATCCAACCCCCCAGCTCTAAGTCCCCTAACCTTGAGGAAGTGTCGAGTGCGTGAGACTAGAAGCCCACTAGAGCTTGTCTCTGTCACTCTGGGACAGGAGTATCAGAACACTAGCTCGCCCACTCCCCTGCTCAGGCAGACAACCAAGTCAGCTTCTAGGTCTCTCTGGAGATCGCAGCAAACG GGTTCCTGCTTCAACACATCAGAGCTGGGCATGCAGCAACTCATCAAAGCAGGGAGGGAAGGGGTGTACTACAAGGCTAAGATAACGCGTGGCACATGCAAGGGTCACTCCATTGTCACCTGCAAGATGACCAAAGAGG GGGTTACCCACAGGAGGGTAGCCAGAGAGGTGAACATCATGAGGAAGCTAGGTACCCACAAGAACGTGCTGCAGCTGCTAGACTGGAACATCACACAGG CTCCTTACATGCTGATCCTGGAGTCGGTGAGCAGTGGGACCCTGCGCAGTTTCCTGCAAGTGAATCAACACCAACTGAGCAGGGACAGTGATCTGCAAAAGCACTTCACCACAGCAGCATATCACATTGCCCATGCAATGAGACACCTGCACTCTAAAATG GTGGTGCACTGTGACCTAGCCCTGAGGAACATCATGGTTAACCATTTCCCCAGAGAGGTAAAGCTGGCGGAGTTTGGACTGGCCCAAGACCTGACTCTTTTGAGCAGCCGTCGCAGCAGCCACAAAGGAGACCACTTG CAAAAAGTGCCCCTGCGTTGGTATCCCCCAGAGTACTTCAGAAACAACTACTACAGCTTCAAAGGGGATGTCTGGGCATTTGGCATTGTGCTGTGGGAGATGCAAACATTTG GGACCTTACCATATCCCAACCTGGAGACTTTAGAGTTGGTGGTGCGCTACATCTGCTCTGGATACAGGAACTCAGAACCAGAGACATGTAGACCAGAGAT ACTGCAGATGATGAAGGACTGCTGGCTGGAGCCCTACACCCAAAGGCCCTCCTTCAACGACATAGTCAGTGTCCTGGAGAACATCCTGGAGGATGATGCA GATTACATCAAAGTGAACAACAGACTAGCCAATGTTGGATATGGCGACCAAGATCAAGTCTGCCTTACCCTCCTTCATGACGACTGA
- the LOC118391366 gene encoding fibroblast growth factor receptor 2 isoform X1: MCTLMNLKLSTFSTVVPSMWMRTLEQLIAHHFTFLLLIPQMKAMCALKRTMSYVNTSNNHTETSLISNVTRHSNIKNYLDNTFSTDPEVDGVKFNGMFYILIGISGFTVTIVLLLAILWTMKYRTLIHTIRELQGVEGLLGRAPPSNPPALSPLTLRKCRVRETRSPLELVSVTLGQEYQNTSSPTPLLRQTTKSASRSLWRSQQTGSCFNTSELGMQQLIKAGREGVYYKAKITRGTCKGHSIVTCKMTKEGVTHRRVAREVNIMRKLGTHKNVLQLLDWNITQAPYMLILESVSSGTLRSFLQVNQHQLSRDSDLQKHFTTAAYHIAHAMRHLHSKMVVHCDLALRNIMVNHFPREVKLAEFGLAQDLTLLSSRRSSHKGDHLQKVPLRWYPPEYFRNNYYSFKGDVWAFGIVLWEMQTFGTLPYPNLETLELVVRYICSGYRNSEPETCRPEILQMMKDCWLEPYTQRPSFNDIVSVLENILEDDADYIKVNNRLANVGYGDQDQVCLTLLHDD; the protein is encoded by the exons atgtgtacgctgatgaacttgaagctttccaccttctccactgtggtcccatcgatgtggatgcgGACTTTAGAACAACTCATTGCTCATCATTTCACATTTTTGCTCTTGATTCCTCAGATGAAGGCAATGTGCGCACTCAAAAGAACAATGTCATATGTGAATACAAGCAACAATCACACAGAAACCTCCCTCATCAGCAACGTAACAAGACATTCAAATATAAAAAATTATCTTGATAATACATTCTCAACAGATCCTGAAGTAG ATGGTGTCAAATTTAATGGGATGTTCTACATTTTAATCGGTATTTCTGGGTTTACTGTTACCATTGTCCTTTTACTGGCCATTCTGTGGACAATGAA GTATCGCACTTTGATTCACACCATTCGAGAGCTGCAGGGTGTTGAGGGTCTATTGGGCAGAGCTCCTCCATCCAACCCCCCAGCTCTAAGTCCCCTAACCTTGAGGAAGTGTCGAGTGCGTGAGACTAGAAGCCCACTAGAGCTTGTCTCTGTCACTCTGGGACAGGAGTATCAGAACACTAGCTCGCCCACTCCCCTGCTCAGGCAGACAACCAAGTCAGCTTCTAGGTCTCTCTGGAGATCGCAGCAAACG GGTTCCTGCTTCAACACATCAGAGCTGGGCATGCAGCAACTCATCAAAGCAGGGAGGGAAGGGGTGTACTACAAGGCTAAGATAACGCGTGGCACATGCAAGGGTCACTCCATTGTCACCTGCAAGATGACCAAAGAGG GGGTTACCCACAGGAGGGTAGCCAGAGAGGTGAACATCATGAGGAAGCTAGGTACCCACAAGAACGTGCTGCAGCTGCTAGACTGGAACATCACACAGG CTCCTTACATGCTGATCCTGGAGTCGGTGAGCAGTGGGACCCTGCGCAGTTTCCTGCAAGTGAATCAACACCAACTGAGCAGGGACAGTGATCTGCAAAAGCACTTCACCACAGCAGCATATCACATTGCCCATGCAATGAGACACCTGCACTCTAAAATG GTGGTGCACTGTGACCTAGCCCTGAGGAACATCATGGTTAACCATTTCCCCAGAGAGGTAAAGCTGGCGGAGTTTGGACTGGCCCAAGACCTGACTCTTTTGAGCAGCCGTCGCAGCAGCCACAAAGGAGACCACTTG CAAAAAGTGCCCCTGCGTTGGTATCCCCCAGAGTACTTCAGAAACAACTACTACAGCTTCAAAGGGGATGTCTGGGCATTTGGCATTGTGCTGTGGGAGATGCAAACATTTG GGACCTTACCATATCCCAACCTGGAGACTTTAGAGTTGGTGGTGCGCTACATCTGCTCTGGATACAGGAACTCAGAACCAGAGACATGTAGACCAGAGAT ACTGCAGATGATGAAGGACTGCTGGCTGGAGCCCTACACCCAAAGGCCCTCCTTCAACGACATAGTCAGTGTCCTGGAGAACATCCTGGAGGATGATGCA GATTACATCAAAGTGAACAACAGACTAGCCAATGTTGGATATGGCGACCAAGATCAAGTCTGCCTTACCCTCCTTCATGACGACTGA